The Verrucomicrobiia bacterium genome includes the window TACGCGGCGGCGGCTTGCGGACGCTGGATAAATTGGTTGGCCTTGAGCGCTTCACGATGAACTTCGTCGAACGACGGAATATGCGCATCCCACTCGAGCAGCGTCGCCGTCTGCCCGGTGCGCCGCACGGCATGAGCGTAGAGTTGCCACACCGGCTCAATCACCGCGTGGTCATGCGTATCGAGAATGTATTTTCGATATTGCGAATGTCCGGCAATGTGGATCTGCGCGACGCGTTCCGCCGGAATGTGATTGAGATATTGGTAAGGATCAAATCCGTGATTGAACGCAGAGACATGAATATTATTCACATCCAATAAAATGCCGCAATCCGCGCGCTCAACCACTTCCGTCAGAAATTCCCACTCCGTCATTTCCGAAACGTGAAACTCCGCGTAGCTGCTCACGTTTTCCACCGCAATCGGAACCTCGAGAAAATCCCGCGCCTCGCGAATTTTCCGCGCCGCAACTTTCGCCGCGGCAAACGTATAAGGCATCGGCAACAAGTCATGCGTGTAACGCCCATCCACGCTCCCCCAGCAAAGATGATCGGAAAGCCACGGCGTTTTCGTCCGGCGAACCAGTCGCTTAAGCTTTTTCAAATGCTCGCGGTTCAACCGGTCCGACGAACCAAAATACATTGAGACGCCATGCTGCACCACGCGATATTGCTCAAGAATCTGGTCGAGGATTTCCAGCG containing:
- a CDS encoding DUF692 domain-containing protein, whose translation is MPANRFNAFTDYGVGIGLRIPHYQHILRKKPVVDWFEIISENFMVDGGRPLEILDQILEQYRVVQHGVSMYFGSSDRLNREHLKKLKRLVRRTKTPWLSDHLCWGSVDGRYTHDLLPMPYTFAAAKVAARKIREARDFLEVPIAVENVSSYAEFHVSEMTEWEFLTEVVERADCGILLDVNNIHVSAFNHGFDPYQYLNHIPAERVAQIHIAGHSQYRKYILDTHDHAVIEPVWQLYAHAVRRTGQTATLLEWDAHIPSFDEVHREALKANQFIQRPQAAAA